The sequence ATTGTTTTGATGACGTTGTTTATTCCTTCTGAAAGTGATGAGGTAACAGGGTATTTGAAGTAGTTTCTGAATGTATCCCATCCATCATCAAACGTTTTCCACCATTTTTTTAGTTCATAGAAGATCCCTGCTTGATTTATCCATTCCCCCATCTCTTCAAACTTTGCTCTTGCTTCCGGAGCTGAAGCAGATTCAAATATCTGGTGCATACCTTCTTTAATGAGTTCTAGGTAAACAAAATATTCATTATCTCTCATGACTTCCCGAATATGCCGGTTCTCAGCTTTTGTTCTTCGATCAGATTTTTTAGTGAATAACTGTTTAAATTTGCCACGAGTCAGTCTCTTTTGTTCTCCTTTGCACATGTGCTCATTTAACCACTGTCTCTCACTATTAATATAGTTTTGAAACGTCTGCATGATATGAAAACGATCCCATACAAAAATAGCGTTGGGACAGTTCTCTTTCACGCTAAGTTTATATCCATCAAACTGATCTGCCGCTACAACTTCAATCTCTTCACAGCGCTCTTTTCCCATGACATGAAAAAACTCATTAAGTGCTTCTTTAGAGCGGCTTTCAGACACCCAAATAACCCTCCTAGTGTCCAAGTCACAGATTATCGTGAAAAAGCGTTTATCCCTGGACTCTTTGGCATGATACTTTTTCTTTCTGGCATAGACTTCGTCTACACAAATCCTCCTGACCTTTGGGATCTTGTAGTGTTGAAACATCCGCTTCATTCTTTTAAAATCAAACCGCCACATACTCATAGGATCATTGCCAGTGAACTCAGCGGCCCGAGAGACTGGAGTAATCTCACAAAGACGTCCTAACCACCAAGCATATTCCTCGGTTACGTGCGGAGTCTCCTCAGAGATCCAGTCAATTTTAGAAGTTCTAATTTTTTTACAATTACCGCATCGATGCTTAGTTCTTTTAAAGATGTAGTATCCCTTAAAACCATGAATATCCATTGTGCGAACTTTGACTTTATGCTCGCTAACTTTGGCTGCATCAAGCTCATGACAACACCTGGAACACTGTTTAACTTCACGTCCATCTTTGATAAATATCTCAATAAAGCCTTTATCTAACCACTCTTTAGTGTCTGTCACGTCAAAACCAGGGATGCAGTAACGGTGAATACGTCGTAAACTCATAGTTCAATCCTTTGAAAAATTAAGTATAAAGAGAGGATAACAATGAAGTTTAAATCGTATAAGAGAAAAGAAGGCCCATGTAGAATAGGGTCTATTGAGATGCCCAAATTAAGATTGAAACATTCAGATTTTTTTGAAGAAATAAGGGATCAAATTCCTGATAAAGATTATAAGGAATGGGAAGAAGATGCATTATTCTTTTTGTTTTTAAAACCTGAGATGGACCTGGACAACTTAAGACCTGAAAATATTGACGAGTATGCTGAGTCAATTATTGGTTTCCCTAAAATCAACTTTTTTGATTAAGATCCCAATTCGCCTAACTTAATTAATCCACTCTATGTGTGAGAAATATCCCATCGGGAGATTATGTTTAAGTTTTTGTCTAAGAAGAATTTTTTTTGCTTTTGTCTGTGTGACAATGCGCTCATCGAAAATCTTAAGTGATTCTAGATTGAGAGTGCCTCCAATATTTTTAGGAAGGTTTAGATTTGAAATTTCATAAATAAATCCCATTTCGACATCTCCTCCGACATACTCTGGTAATATTAAATTTGAATAATGTTCGAGAAAGTCGAGGTAGAGATCCCCTGACACATAGGTAGAGAGTTCAAGGTCATTTATCTCGGAATATAGACTAAGATCAAGACTTCCAAAGATGTATTTTGGGAGGGGAAGATTTTTGGAATAGTCTTCTTTTTCAAGGATAAGATTTCCGTAATGATAAAGTATATTTCCACTAAGGGCCTCTTCTTTGTTGGTACTGATTTTATCTTTGGAGACGTTGAACAAAAAACTAAGATCTTCTTTAATATTTCGATGAATAAGAATTTTTTCAATACGTTTATCTCTGTCATAACCGAAGCTTTGTATTTTTTCATCAACTTCATAGATAAACTTTAAATCCTCCTTGTTCAAGTTTTGTGATAATTGGTATCGTTTGTATAAATCTGTAAGTCGTTTCATATGAAATAACTTTTTGAAATAATTTTCTCCTTCATCGCCAAATTCTTTAAGCTTTTGAGCAAGAATATCTGTTCCAGCAATGACTTCATCTAGATTTTGATCTTCTGCAATTCCTCTAATTTCTGCAATATGCTCTCCTTCCATTCGAATAGCGATTCGAGGAAAAGTTGGTAGAGCGTTTTGATCTAATGTGTAATAAATATAGAAATCTCCCCTTTTGATTTGGTGTTCAGCTGTCGCAGTTTCAGCTGAACACCAACCTGTATTTTTCTCATTCAGACTATTAACTAAAATTGTAGGGTCAGAGTTTTTTTCATATTTTATCCAATTACCAATAATTGAATTTACATTATTTGGTGTCATATGATTTTTTTTAAACTTATACATTTCATGTGAATACATTTTTGAAAAATTAGTTCCCACAGAAATTCTTAAAAAATCATTATGTTCAAGTTCATCAAGACTTTCTTTGTTTACAATTTTCATAAACATGCCCATTACTTTTGCTAAGACTTCTCTATTAAGTTCTGGAAAAGGAGCAATTTGGTTACGAGTTCTTTTGGAATAGGTCTGAGTTTTTTCTTTGTGTCCTTTTTTGACAATCATTTTTTGCAGACCCATTTTGGTGACTGCATCAAGGGCCCAAAACTTTGCCCAAATTGGAAAACTATTAGAATCAGGTGATAAAAAATAATCAATCCACTTATCTAATGATTCTTTTTGGTTATTAATTATAATTTTTGTCTGATGTTTTATAAAATCTTGGGTTATCTCAGGAAAAATTTCTCCACGTTCTTCATGAATTCGTTTCAAATTTTTAAAGTGACTCATGGGTATATCGTCCATCTTTATAAGATATTTTTTGTGATAATACGATCTTATTCTTTGTGCGATTTTAGGGTTGTAAGAGCCTTTTTGAAGTAGGCCATGAAGGTATTCAAACCAACTTGCAATTTTTAATGAAGGACTAAGTTTGATTTTTTGATTATGAACCAGCATTTTTTTTGCAGTTATTTCAATATGTGTTTTTGTATGTAGTTTTGTGTACTTTGCATGAAAATAATTTCCTGCGCTCAAAAAATAATTAATGCTTTCATAGCAATTATTTGACTTCGCAGGAAGGATGAAAAGAAGATAAAAAAATAAGTATCTAAGCATAACTATTATCAACTTTGAAAGAGTGCGTAATATCTCACCAACTCATATTATGTAAAGTATGTGCGATTAAAATGATTACATATTGAAATCATTATATATTTGGAGTTATTGCCAAAAGTTTGAGTCGCAAATACGGTTGGCATTTTTTGACTAACTATCTGATATCATATGAAATGAAGAGTATTCTTGACGTATGGACCGTTTGAAGGATGTATACTTGTCTTGGTCGTTGATATAAAAGAGAATTTTGATATCTCTTAAAAGAAAGGGAGTCGACATGAAGGTCATTTCAATTATATTTTTAGTTTTGACAATGGTCAGTTGTATGAACAACAAAATAGAAAAGAATGCTGATGAATCAATAAACAATATTCAAAAAGATGATTTTTTAGAATTTGAAGTTAGTGGAATATTTGACTGTCCTGAAGTTAGAGTAGAAAAGAATTATGTGATCGAAAACTTTATCGACAAAAGTAGAACAACAGGTGAATCTTTAGATAAGATTTACCAAAGAGGTTATCAAAATACAGATCCAATATTTATGAGAGAAAATGATCGAGTTCTTTTCATTGAAGATAGTACTCAAATCTATGGATCAAGTTCATTTGATATCGTGGCAGTAAACGGGCCTGCAGATATTCATTTAGACGGGAACATTGAAAGAGTAGAGCTCACAAATCCGTCAAATCACTATGATATCATTGTAAAGGGAACAATTGTACAGTTTTTTAGTGCTTGTGGAAAAGAGTATCCTCTTCTTACTTTTTCAGGACTAAATCGTTCTGTAGAAATAGTCTTTGCTGATGGGAAGTCAAGATTAGAATTAAATTCAATCGGAAATGCCTCTTTGGGAGGGAAACAACTTTCTCAATAGGTTCACTCGAAGAACTTCATACATTTTGCATAAAGAACACGAGTTTTCGATTTTACAGAAAGCTCGTCAGTAATGACTCCATTTTCAATAAATGAATAGACCAAACGTTTATATTTCATTCTGATCAACTCACTTTTATTTTTAAAAATATTATATACATTATCAATTTCTTTAAGCATTGGTAGAAAATTATGACCTAAATTATTTAATTTATTGTATTCAATTAAAAAATATGAATGTCTGATCATATTTTTTAAAAATTTTTTAAACATTTCTTCTGATTTTTGACTCTCTTCTAACAGACGAGTATACATCATAAGCAAGGAATTATAGTTTTCTTTATCCACCTTGCCATCTTTTTTATCTAAATAATTTACTTCATCTAATCTCGTAATATTAAACAGTGTAGTATCAAGGAGTTCAAAAGCTAGTTCAAACACTTTATCGTCATCAAGCTTTGATGATATAACTTGGAACATTCTATATTCGAACCCACTTTTAGGGATAAATCTTTTAAGATCATATTGTACGTCTCTAATAAATTCTAGAGTATCTAGGATCTCACCTTTCTCAAAATGTTTGGCCAATTCATTTAAAAATATTTCATTATCAAAGACATGCGAAAATGGAGATCTAAAGTGATGATGATTTATTTGTTCCTTCCAATGGAGTAAGAAGGGTTCAAGTTCACCTCGTTCATTTAAGAGTGGCGCTATAGCTTCTAGGAAGAAGCTTTTATGAATATCCCAGATTCTACCATCTTTTCTAAAAAACATTTCTTTGCTATCTTCATAAATTTCTTCAGATTTTTTATTTTTATAAAATAGATATAAAAATTCAGGGAGTCTTTCTCTTTCAAATAATCTTTCAGGGAGATTTGGAACTTGGTAAGTAATTTTTTTTCCATTTTTAAATGAGACAATAAATTCAACCCCGTCTTCATATTTTATTCG is a genomic window of Halobacteriovoraceae bacterium containing:
- a CDS encoding ISL3 family transposase — its product is MSLRRIHRYCIPGFDVTDTKEWLDKGFIEIFIKDGREVKQCSRCCHELDAAKVSEHKVKVRTMDIHGFKGYYIFKRTKHRCGNCKKIRTSKIDWISEETPHVTEEYAWWLGRLCEITPVSRAAEFTGNDPMSMWRFDFKRMKRMFQHYKIPKVRRICVDEVYARKKKYHAKESRDKRFFTIICDLDTRRVIWVSESRSKEALNEFFHVMGKERCEEIEVVAADQFDGYKLSVKENCPNAIFVWDRFHIMQTFQNYINSERQWLNEHMCKGEQKRLTRGKFKQLFTKKSDRRTKAENRHIREVMRDNEYFVYLELIKEGMHQIFESASAPEARAKFEEMGEWINQAGIFYELKKWWKTFDDGWDTFRNYFKYPVTSSLSEGINNVIKTIKKRAYGYRNMQYFKLKILQVCGFLNSKWVPMNFQ